The Sphaerisporangium siamense genome includes the window GCTCGACTACGACGCCCTGCGCGGCATCGAGCGCACCGACACCCTCTTCTGACCTCCGGCCCTCGGGCTCTCAACCTCCGCCCCTCGGACTTCTGACCACGGGCCCGCAGACCGGGCCCGGCTTCCGCGCGGGGTCGCGCTCTGTGTCGTCCATCACCGGACGTTCTCCTGCGAACACGCGGATAACGCGCAATCCGGCGTACCCGAATATCGTTCAGATCGATGACGGCATAACGCGGCCGATGATCGGGCACGCCGTTTCCCCCCGGCGATTCGCCGCTCTGCCGACGCGCGCAGCGATCTTGACCGGCCATGGTCTCATCGCACCATCTGCCCGACATTAGGGGCGATACACCGCAATATTCGTTCTAAAGAGTAACGATCCAAGTACGTAGTGAATTTTTCTGAAAAAATCGCAACTTTTTAGGCACTTAGTGGCGTCTAGATCATGAACAAGGGGAGTTGGCACGGGGAACGCTCGCCGGACTTCCGCGGCATCGACGACTTCATGACACAGGGGGCGCTCAGCGTGATCAGGAGGGTGATCAGGAAGGCGCGCCGGACCCCGGCGCAGGCGGCGGTGGGGCTGCTGGAACTGATCAACCGCAGGCGCGCGCGCAAGACGCCGTCCCGCGACGCGGGCACGGTGCGCATCCTGCTGCTGCACGCCTACGGCATGGGCGGGACGATCAGGACGGTGCTCAACCTGGCCGGCCACCTCGCCAAGGACCGCGACGTCGAGATCGTCAGCCTGGTGCGCACCAACGAGGACCCGTTCTTCCCCTGGCCGCCGGGCGTGCGGGTGCGGTTCCTCGACGACAGGACGGTCCCGCGCGGCCGGTTCGCCGAGTTCCTCGCCCGCCGGCCGACCCGGCTGGTGCCGAAGGAGGAGAAGGCGTACCACACCATGAACCTGCTCACCGACCTGCGGCTCGTCCGCTTCCTGCGGTCGCTGCGCGGCGGCGTGCTGATCGGGACTCGGCCCTCGTTCAACCTGGTCATGAGCCTGTTCGCCCCGCCGGAGGTCATCACCGTCGGCCAGGAGCACGTCACCCACGAGTCGCACGGCCCGGAGATCCAGGCCCTGATCAAGCGGCGCTACGGCAGGCTCGACGCCTTCGCCACCCTCACCGAGGCCGACAGGAAGGCGTACGCCAAGGCGCTGAAGGCGAACCCGCCCGGACGGCTCCTCCGCATCCCCAACGCGATCCCCGACCTGGCCGGGGACGTCTCCACGCTGTCGGAGAAGGTCGTCGTCGCCATCGGCCGCATCGTGTGGGTGAAGGGCTTCGACCGCCTGGTCAACGCCTGGAAGACGGTCGCCGAGTCGCACCCGGACTGGGTGCTGCGCATCTACGGCGCCGGGACCCCCGAGCGCGAGGAGCGGCTGCGTGCCCGCATCGACGAGGCGGGGCTGTCGGACAAGGTCTTCCTGATGGGCAGCACCCCCGACATCGGCGTCGAGCTGTCCAAGTCGTCGATCTACGCCGTCAGCTCCCGCTACGAGGGATTCGGGATGACCATCCTGGAGGCCATGAGCAAGGGCGTGCCGGTGGCCAGCTTCAACTGCCCGCACGGCCCCAAGGAGATCATCACCGACGGGCACGACGGGCTGCTCATCCGCTCCAAGAAGGCCGTGGCGCTGGGCGACGGCATCTGCCGCCTGATCGAGGACGAGACCCTGCGGCGGCAGCTCGGGGCCAACGCGCTGCAGACCGCCGCGAACTACCATAT containing:
- a CDS encoding glycosyltransferase family 4 protein, with the translated sequence MNKGSWHGERSPDFRGIDDFMTQGALSVIRRVIRKARRTPAQAAVGLLELINRRRARKTPSRDAGTVRILLLHAYGMGGTIRTVLNLAGHLAKDRDVEIVSLVRTNEDPFFPWPPGVRVRFLDDRTVPRGRFAEFLARRPTRLVPKEEKAYHTMNLLTDLRLVRFLRSLRGGVLIGTRPSFNLVMSLFAPPEVITVGQEHVTHESHGPEIQALIKRRYGRLDAFATLTEADRKAYAKALKANPPGRLLRIPNAIPDLAGDVSTLSEKVVVAIGRIVWVKGFDRLVNAWKTVAESHPDWVLRIYGAGTPEREERLRARIDEAGLSDKVFLMGSTPDIGVELSKSSIYAVSSRYEGFGMTILEAMSKGVPVASFNCPHGPKEIITDGHDGLLIRSKKAVALGDGICRLIEDETLRRQLGANALQTAANYHMDVIGPRWTAVLDELAGTAPRSS